A part of Carcharodon carcharias isolate sCarCar2 chromosome 6, sCarCar2.pri, whole genome shotgun sequence genomic DNA contains:
- the LOC121279230 gene encoding 40S ribosomal protein S15-like, with amino-acid sequence MADQIDQEKKRTFGKFTYRGVDLDQLLDISYEQLMQLYCACQCRRLNRGLCCKQQFLLKRLCKAKKEAPSMEKPEVVKTHLREMVILPEMIGSMVGLYNGGTFNQVEMKPEMIGHYLGEFFITYKPVKHGRPGIGATLSSKSKFISLK; translated from the coding sequence ATGGCTGACCAAATAGATCAGGAGAAGAAAAGAACTTTTGGGAAATTTACCTACAGAGGTGTTGACCTGGATCAGCTCCTCGACATATCCTATGAACAGCTGATGCAGTTGTATTGTGCCTGTCAATGTAGGCGTTTGAACAGAGGTCTTTGCTGCAAACAGCAGTTCCTCCTGAAAAGGCTGTGCAAGGCGAAAAAGGAAGCTCCTTCAATGGAGAAACCAGAGGTTGTCAAGACTCATCTTCGGGAAATGGTTATCCTCCCAGAAATGATCGGTAGCATGGTTGGTCTGTACAATGGGGGAACCTTTAATCAGGTCGAAATGAAGCCTGAAATGATTGGCCATTATCTTGGAGAGTTCTTCATCACCTACAAGCCTGTCAAGCATGGCAGACCTGGTATTGGTGCCACTCTCTCCTCCAAGTCCAAGTTCATCTCTCTGAAGTAA